Proteins encoded by one window of Salvia splendens isolate huo1 chromosome 5, SspV2, whole genome shotgun sequence:
- the LOC121802901 gene encoding ethylene-responsive transcription factor ERF062-like: MAKKFPKMEPLNIQLSEFSKESIVRKLHAHSFLPTYNHNETPNSHLGGGSEFPNLPLFAHAPSPATAGVDLSFQENPYFPAAEADQNRQTWLKMKTQPMKRAAAGKLFRGVRQRHWGKWVAEIRLPRNRTRVWLGTFDTAEEAAFAYDTAAYLLRGDYAHLNFPHMKHKIRANSLCGSTVALLEAKLKAVAQAKEEAGGSSSSSSEVIGKGREEVTEMKKSSSVVEAIGIGSGEGDAVHQLSRVPSLDMDMIWDALVVSDL, from the coding sequence ATGGCTAAGAAATTTCCAAAGATGGAGCCTTTGAATATTCAATTATCTGAGTTTTCTAAAGAGAGCATTGTGAGAAAGCTTCATGCACATTCTTTTCTTCCAACATACAACCACAATGAAACCCCAAATTCTCATCTTGGAGGAGGAAGCGAATTTCCGAATCTACCCCTGTTCGCACACGCTCCATCCCCTGCGACAGCGGGGGTAGATTTGTCTTTTCAGGAAAACCCTTACTTCCCCGCGGCGGAAGCTGATCAAAACCGGCAGACGTGGCTGAAGATGAAGACGCAGCCGATGAAGAGGGCGGCGGCGGGGAAGCTGTTCAGGGGGGTGAGGCAGCGGCACTGGGGGAAGTGGGTGGCGGAGATACGGCTGCCGCGGAACCGGACGAGGGTGTGGCTGGGGACGTTCGACACGGCGGAGGAGGCGGCGTTCGCGTACGACACGGCGGCGTATCTGCTGAGGGGGGACTACGCGCACCTCAACTTCCCGCACATGAAGCACAAGATCAGGGCGAACTCGCTGTGCGGCAGCACGGTGGCGCTGCTGGAGGCGAAGCTGAAGGCGGTGGCGCAGGCGAAGGAGGAGGCGGGAGGGTCGTCGTCTTCGTCGTCGGAGGTGATTGGGAAAGGGAGAGAGGAGGTGACTGAGATGAAGAAGAGCAGCAGCGTCGTCGAAGCGATTGGGATTGGGAGTGGTGAAGGTGATGCGGTTCATCAATTGAGCAGAGTGCCTTCTTTGGATATGGATATGATTTGGGATGCTTTGGTAGTCTCAGATTTATGA
- the LOC121805336 gene encoding ribonucleases P/MRP protein subunit POP1-like: MVINSNKGGVPAAPPHELHVWKFAESRAPEIEGLHSIIADRMDNNFKSQRNKRRRTTGHDNRVARKKFRKRSIDGLGRAGKIDSMGNDEKKVSRRVQRSVELKKNLPTSYVTSGDGTKRLRTHVWHAKRFKMEKLWGFYIPLGLHGRGRGSRALWKKLKNGVLVHDASYYGAIQLEGPQKTLISVLSSVLVPSPSACCEETLHDILVGNIFGTAMLHDSGKPSLPTIAPVTYMWRPMQQISTNVDELHREVSCDGPNIDNTTSIRQLWLWIHAASFKEAYDSLSSACEMNADGTCSAQCVSQEGQLAKVELIGTKVFQLLHKTLQPIKLNSENPWPVKKCSAHEHDDAVESENTSMFENGHQISSSAVLSMVVKDPRNLTKTGGVAVPVGKNLGLLGNEYQSKQQTSAPNHEAEFEHEYVDLWDASNIVDPPVEESVLCAGKHRQRKEFFCLSQKGSGSQNKTIDENYTRSCPVLLLKNGIFEDSITRCSLILPLSWVKAFWNTFVSNGAYAIGLREKHWVAGEIGLPYFPLDFPDCNAYSDFMEMEAAKVNQKAMLVPPSKRPLKVPIQPPWDCVVYNFGKKLTEAGKIQADICRTQDEKIDDMETNSASEKSKNNVSDCQATPFEGIVARTSYMLNDFLDNISGNRLLFPSIHGAENFLHKFMRNKDFLKQEIVMSEMKSRKPPCFVRVLLRAFKEGVFEQGAVVCAPLATDIQLWTASSESKDEPLQITQSSVMTYFMQSPSGKWELQIPEDQALSSHRLPIGFVTTGFVRGSKKATAGALCEASILSRLREEQWRDVPVRRRRKEIYVLVRNMRSTAYRLACATIVLEQQEQDTNFM, from the exons ATGGTAATAAATAGCAATAAAGGTGGAGTACCAGCAGCACCTCCACACGAACTTCATGTGTGGAAATTTGCAGAGTCTAGAGCTCCTGAGATTGAGGGACTGCATTCTATTATTGCTGATCGCATGGATAACAATTTCAAATCACAAAGGAACAAGAGGAGGAGAACTACTGGACATGATAATCGAGTTGCAAGAAAGAAGTTCAGGAAGAGAAGTATTGATGGATTAGGACGTGCAGGCAAAATTGATTCTATGGGGAATGATGAAAAGAAAGTTTCCCGCCGTGTTCAGAGGAGTGTTGAACTTAAGAAGAACCTTCCAACCAGTTATGTTACTTCAGGGGATGGGACCAAGAGACTGAGAACGCACGTTTGGCATGCTAAGCggttcaaaatggaaaaactttGGGGATTTTATATTCCCCTTGGCCTTCATGGGAG AGGAAGAGGTTCAAGGGCTCtgtggaaaaaattaaaaaatggagTGCTTGTGCATGATGCAAGTTACTATGGTGCAATCCAGTTAGAGGGTCCACAG AAAACGCTGATATCAGTTCTAAGTTCTGTGCTAGTGCCTTCTCCATCAGCTTGTTGTGAAGAAACTTTACATGATATTCTTGTGGGCAATATCTTTGGAACCGCTATG CTTCATGATTCTGGAAAACCTAGTTTGCCTACTATTGCTCCTGTGACCTACATGTGGCGACCTATGCAGCAGATTTCTACTAACGTAGATGAGCTTCACAGAGAAGTTTCCTGTGACGGTCCTAATATTGATAACACCACCTCTATCCGCCAGCTCTGGTTGTGGATACATGCTGCCTCTTTTAAAGAAGCATATGATTCTTTAAGTTCAGCATGTGAAATGAAT GCAGATGGGACTTGTTCAGCTCAATGCGTTTCTCAAGAGGGACAGCTTGCAAAAGTGGAATTGATAGGTACAAAGGTATTTCAGTTGCTGCACAAGACATTGCAACCTATTAAGCT TAATTCGGAGAACCCTTGGCCTGTGAAGAAATGTTCAGCTCATGAGCATGATGATGCTGTGGAATCTGAAAATACGTCTATGTTTGAGAATGGACATCAGATATCTTCTTCTGCAGTTCTTTCCATGGTTGTGAAGGACCCTCGTAATCTGACTAAGACTGGGGGTGTGGCTGTTCCTGTTGGAAAGAACCTTGGTTTACTAGGTAATGAATACCAGAGTAAACAGCAAACATCAGCACCTAACCATGAAGCTGAATTTGAACACGAGTATGTTGATTTATGGGACGCTAGCAATATTGTAGACCCTCCAGTGGAAGAAAGTGTTTTATGTGCTGGCAAGCATCGCCAGCGGAAGGAGTTCTTTTGCCTTAGCCAAAAAGGTTCTGGGTCTCAAAACAAAACTATTGATGAAAATTACACCAGATCGTGTCCTGTTTTGCTTTTGAAAAATGGAATTTTTGAAGATTCTATTACAAG GTGCTCTCTTATTCTACCTCTAAGTTGGGTAAAAGCATTTTGGAATACTTTTGTATCGAATGGTGCTTATGCTATAGGCTTAAGAGAGAAGCACTGGGTTGCGGGTGAA ATTGGATTGCCATACTTCCCCTTGGACTTTCCCGACTGCAACGCATATTCGGATTTTATGGAAATGGAGGCAGCCAAAGTCAACCAAAAAGCTATGCTTGTTCCTCCTTCTAAGAGGCCACTGAAAGTTCCTATACAACCTCCATGGGACTGTGTGGTCTACAATTTTGGGAAGAAATTGACTGAAGCTGGAAAAATTCAAGCAGATATATGTAGAACTCAAGATGAAAAAATTGATGACATGGAGACAAACTCTGCCTCTGAAAAATCAAAGAATAATGTTTCTGATTGTCAGGCTACTCCGTTTGAGGGTATTGTAGCAAGGACTTCATACATGCTGAATGATTTCCTAGATAATATCAGTGGCAATCGTTTGTTATTCCCTAGTATACATGGTGCTGAGAATTTCTTGCATAAGTTCATGAGGAACAAAGATTTTCTCAAACAAGAAATTGTTATGTCAGAAATGAAGTCCAGAAAACCACCTTGCTTTGTTCGAGTACTTCTGCGTGCTTTTAAGGAAGGCGTTTTTGAACAGGGAGCAGTGGTTTGTGCACCCCTTGCTACTGACATACAGTTATGGACTGCCAG CTCAGAAAGCAAAGACGAACCACTTCAAATAACTCAATCTTCAGTTATGACATACTTCATGCAGTCACCTTCCGGTAAATGGGAACTTCAGATACCTGAGGATCAAGCTCTCTCATCCCATAGATTGCCCATTGGCTTTGTTACGACTGGTTTTGTTCGAGGAAG CAAGAAGGCCACAGCAGGTGCTCTTTGCGAAGCGAGCATACTTTCCAGGCTTCGTGAGGAACAATGGAGAGATGTACCTGTAAGGCGGAGAAGGAAGGAGATCTATGTTCTGGTTAGAAATATGAGATCCACAGCCTATAGACTTGCGTGTGCTACCATTGTTCTTGAACAACAGGAACAAGACACCAATTTCATGTGA